In Sphingobacterium thalpophilum, a genomic segment contains:
- a CDS encoding zinc metallopeptidase, whose product MYLILFIGIMVVSLIVQTRFKNKFKKYAEMPLSNGMSGAEIAQKMLNDNGIYDVKVLSIPDRLGDHYNPSDKTVNLSPEVYSGRSVAAAAVAAHECGHAVQHAKAYKWLGFRSAMVPMVNVASKMTSWVLMLGVMLFAFSKGGNPWLLAVGVGALAITTLFSFITLPVEFDASNRALEWLNHAGVTYNGEEHDGAKDALKWAAMTYVVAALSALVTLLYYASILFGGRRSD is encoded by the coding sequence ATGTACTTGATTTTATTTATTGGAATAATGGTGGTAAGCCTAATTGTCCAAACAAGATTCAAAAACAAATTTAAGAAATACGCCGAAATGCCTTTGAGCAACGGAATGTCTGGAGCTGAGATTGCGCAAAAAATGTTAAATGATAACGGTATATATGATGTAAAGGTATTGTCTATCCCAGATCGCTTGGGAGATCACTATAATCCGTCAGATAAAACCGTAAATTTAAGTCCTGAAGTTTACAGTGGCCGCAGTGTTGCAGCTGCAGCAGTAGCGGCGCACGAATGTGGTCATGCTGTACAGCACGCCAAAGCCTATAAATGGTTGGGATTCCGTTCGGCAATGGTTCCGATGGTAAATGTAGCGTCTAAAATGACATCATGGGTATTGATGCTGGGTGTTATGCTATTTGCTTTTTCCAAAGGGGGTAATCCATGGCTTTTAGCTGTTGGAGTGGGGGCTTTGGCTATTACGACCCTGTTTTCTTTTATCACCTTGCCTGTCGAGTTTGATGCGTCTAACCGTGCGCTGGAATGGTTAAACCATGCTGGTGTAACCTATAATGGTGAGGAACATGACGGTGCGAAAGATGCTTTGAAATGGGCAGCGATGACTTATGTCGTAGCGGCGTTAAGTGCGTTGGTAACACTTTTGTATTATGCGTCTATTTTATTCGGTGGCCGTAGAAGTGATTAA
- the glyA gene encoding serine hydroxymethyltransferase: protein MERDQAIFNLIADELKRQEEGIELIASENFVSKQVMEAAGSVLTNKYAEGLPGKRYYGGCEVVDEIETIAIDRAKQLFGAEWVNVQPHSGAQANAAVFLATIKPGDKILGLDLSHGGHLTHGSPANLSGKIYQPLFYGVKEDTGLIDYEQLEETALREKPKMIICGASAYSRDWDYARIRKVADEIGAIVMADISHPAGLIARGLLNDPLPHCHIVTTTTHKTLRGPRGGMIMVGKDFENPWGIKTPKGEIRTITQLLDLAVFPGTQGGPLEHTIAAKAIAYGEALSDEYMEYIVQVKKNAAALAQFFVERDYKIISGGTDNHLMLVDLRNKDISGKEAEAVLGKAGITTNKNMVPFDTRSPFVTSGVRFGTAAITTRGIKENEIIQIGELIDEALKNASNDAQLDLIHGKVKAMMAEFPLYK from the coding sequence ATGGAAAGAGATCAAGCCATTTTTAATTTAATAGCTGATGAGCTTAAACGCCAAGAAGAAGGTATTGAATTAATTGCTTCAGAAAACTTTGTTTCAAAACAAGTGATGGAAGCTGCTGGTTCAGTGTTGACAAATAAATATGCAGAAGGCCTCCCAGGAAAACGTTACTATGGAGGTTGTGAAGTTGTGGATGAGATTGAAACCATCGCAATTGATCGTGCAAAACAATTATTTGGCGCAGAATGGGTAAATGTTCAGCCTCACTCTGGTGCTCAAGCGAATGCGGCTGTTTTTTTGGCGACAATCAAACCTGGTGACAAAATTTTAGGTCTTGATTTATCTCACGGTGGTCACTTGACACACGGTTCACCAGCGAACTTATCTGGTAAGATCTATCAACCATTATTTTATGGTGTAAAAGAAGATACAGGTTTAATTGACTATGAGCAATTGGAAGAAACAGCGCTTCGTGAAAAACCAAAGATGATCATCTGTGGTGCTTCGGCTTATTCTCGTGATTGGGATTATGCGCGCATCCGTAAAGTTGCAGACGAAATAGGAGCTATCGTAATGGCTGATATTTCTCATCCTGCAGGTTTAATCGCTCGTGGTTTATTGAATGATCCACTTCCACATTGCCATATTGTTACAACAACGACGCACAAAACGCTTCGTGGCCCTCGTGGTGGTATGATCATGGTCGGTAAAGATTTTGAAAATCCATGGGGCATCAAAACACCTAAAGGTGAAATCCGTACAATCACGCAATTATTGGATTTAGCTGTATTCCCAGGTACACAAGGTGGTCCTTTGGAGCATACAATCGCAGCGAAAGCAATTGCTTACGGTGAGGCTTTATCCGATGAGTATATGGAATATATCGTTCAGGTAAAGAAAAATGCAGCTGCATTGGCGCAATTCTTTGTAGAAAGAGATTATAAGATCATCTCTGGTGGTACAGACAATCACTTGATGTTGGTGGATCTACGCAATAAAGATATTTCTGGTAAAGAAGCCGAAGCTGTATTGGGTAAAGCGGGTATCACAACAAATAAAAATATGGTTCCTTTCGATACACGTTCTCCTTTTGTGACTTCAGGTGTACGTTTTGGTACTGCTGCAATCACTACACGTGGTATTAAAGAGAATGAAATTATTCAAATCGGTGAATTGATCGATGAGGCATTGAAAAATGCATCTAATGATGCGCAACTGGATTTGATCCATGGCAAAGTAAAAGCAATGATGGCTGAGTTCCCATTGTATAAATAA
- a CDS encoding NADH-quinone oxidoreductase subunit B: protein MSLDSQLQNNGVIVAKLDDLLNWARLSSMWPMSFGIACCAIEMMGAMASTYDLDRMGVFPRPSPRQSDVIIIAGTVTFKMADRIKKLYEQMPDPKYVISMGSCSNCGGPYWQHGYHVVKGVDRIIPVDVYVQGCPPRPEALIGAFIELQKKIDKESLLGEQLFSGKA, encoded by the coding sequence ATGAGTTTAGATAGTCAATTGCAGAATAATGGTGTTATTGTTGCCAAATTAGATGATTTGCTGAATTGGGCAAGGTTATCTTCAATGTGGCCCATGAGCTTTGGTATTGCTTGCTGTGCCATTGAAATGATGGGGGCAATGGCTTCAACGTATGATTTAGATCGGATGGGCGTATTTCCAAGGCCTTCTCCAAGGCAATCCGACGTGATCATTATTGCTGGAACGGTTACCTTTAAGATGGCCGATCGTATCAAGAAACTATATGAACAGATGCCAGATCCTAAATATGTTATTTCGATGGGCTCTTGTTCCAACTGTGGTGGTCCATATTGGCAGCATGGTTATCATGTGGTCAAGGGGGTAGATCGCATTATCCCTGTGGATGTTTATGTCCAGGGATGTCCACCACGTCCCGAGGCGCTAATTGGTGCTTTTATTGAATTGCAAAAAAAGATAGACAAAGAAAGCTTGTTAGGTGAGCAATTGTTCAGCGGAAAAGCTTAA
- a CDS encoding iron-sulfur cluster assembly accessory protein — protein MSTEHTAVAPISLTEGAIKELNKLKDQQEISDDFGLRVGVEGGGCSGMSYILGFDQKKEGDNEYEIQGIRIFMNKAHGLYLAGMEIDFKSGLDARGFTFNNPNATSTCGCGSSFSA, from the coding sequence ATGAGTACAGAACATACAGCAGTTGCTCCTATTTCTTTAACAGAAGGGGCAATCAAGGAACTAAATAAATTAAAGGATCAACAAGAAATCTCTGATGATTTTGGTTTACGTGTCGGTGTTGAAGGCGGCGGTTGTTCCGGTATGAGTTATATCTTGGGCTTTGACCAGAAAAAGGAGGGCGATAACGAATACGAAATTCAAGGAATTCGCATCTTTATGAACAAAGCACATGGCCTATATCTTGCCGGTATGGAAATCGACTTCAAATCGGGACTCGATGCAAGGGGCTTCACATTCAATAATCCCAATGCAACAAGTACCTGCGGATGTGGAAGCAGTTTTTCAGCATAA
- a CDS encoding NADH-quinone oxidoreductase subunit A: MDDPAQLSEYGKILIILLIGALLVCATIFLARLISPKKNNPIKSGTYECGEDPIGSSWVQFNPRFYVIALVFLLFDVELIFIFPWATVFGQSEYIAADGRWGWFTMIEMAMFIGILILGLVFVWKKGDLEWVKPNVSLPKVPVAIPDSAYASLNSRTYQVRDYARIVEDAVAHKTTTDEQVSTPKPAFKPRFKKPE; encoded by the coding sequence ATGGATGACCCCGCGCAATTATCGGAATACGGCAAAATCCTTATCATTCTGCTGATAGGGGCGCTGTTAGTCTGTGCGACCATTTTTCTAGCACGTTTAATCTCTCCGAAAAAGAATAATCCCATCAAATCTGGTACTTACGAATGTGGAGAGGATCCCATTGGTTCTTCTTGGGTTCAGTTTAATCCACGGTTCTATGTTATTGCCCTTGTATTTTTACTTTTTGATGTAGAGCTTATTTTTATTTTTCCATGGGCCACTGTATTTGGACAGTCCGAATATATTGCGGCAGATGGAAGATGGGGGTGGTTTACCATGATTGAAATGGCTATGTTCATTGGCATTTTAATTTTAGGATTGGTTTTTGTCTGGAAAAAGGGCGATTTGGAATGGGTTAAACCGAATGTGTCCTTACCTAAAGTTCCTGTAGCTATCCCGGATAGTGCCTATGCAAGCCTGAATAGTAGGACGTATCAGGTGCGTGATTATGCACGGATTGTAGAGGATGCTGTCGCGCACAAAACGACGACAGATGAACAGGTGTCGACGCCGAAACCAGCCTTTAAACCTCGATTTAAAAAACCTGAGTAA
- the ffh gene encoding signal recognition particle protein — MFSNLQDKLDRAFKVLKGQGSITEINVAETMKEIRKALLDADVNYKTAKTFTDDVKQKALGENVLTSISPGQLLTKIMNDELTALMGGSVTELETGKNPTVILIAGLNGAGKTTFSGKLALYLKDKKNKKPLLVAGDVYRPAAIDQLEVLAEQVGVPVYVNRESNDPIAIAKAGVEEAKRNGNNVVIIDTAGRLAIDEPLMVEITAVKEATKPDEILFVVDSMTGQDAVNTAKTFNDRLDFTGVVLTKLDGDTRGGAALSIKSVVNKPIKFIGTGEKMDALDVFHPDRMASRILGMGDVVSLVERAQQQFDEKQAAELQKKIRKNKFDFNDFKSQIQQIKKMGNMKDLMGMIPGVGKAMKDIEVDDNAFKPIEAIIDSMTPFERENPDVIDQKRRLRIAKGSGTDINEVNKLLKQFGDMRKVMKQMSNPAMAAKLMRNMPKMPGKM; from the coding sequence ATGTTTTCAAATCTTCAAGATAAGTTAGATAGGGCCTTTAAAGTATTAAAAGGACAGGGTAGTATTACCGAGATCAACGTTGCAGAAACGATGAAAGAAATTCGCAAAGCGTTGTTGGATGCCGATGTGAATTATAAAACTGCCAAAACTTTTACCGACGATGTTAAACAAAAAGCTTTAGGCGAAAATGTACTGACAAGTATTTCCCCAGGCCAATTGTTGACGAAGATCATGAACGATGAGTTGACAGCTTTGATGGGCGGATCCGTTACGGAGCTTGAGACTGGAAAAAATCCAACAGTCATTCTAATTGCGGGTTTGAATGGTGCTGGTAAAACAACTTTCTCCGGTAAGTTGGCCTTGTACCTTAAAGATAAAAAGAATAAAAAACCATTGTTGGTGGCTGGTGACGTTTACCGCCCTGCAGCGATCGATCAATTGGAAGTGCTTGCCGAACAAGTGGGCGTACCAGTGTATGTGAATCGTGAATCTAACGATCCTATTGCGATTGCCAAAGCCGGTGTGGAAGAAGCAAAACGCAATGGAAATAATGTCGTAATCATCGATACAGCCGGTCGTTTGGCCATCGATGAGCCTTTAATGGTAGAGATTACAGCAGTTAAAGAGGCGACAAAGCCAGACGAAATCCTATTTGTTGTGGATTCAATGACTGGTCAAGATGCCGTGAATACAGCTAAGACGTTCAACGACCGTCTGGACTTTACAGGTGTAGTATTGACTAAGTTGGATGGTGATACACGCGGTGGTGCAGCTTTATCGATTAAATCTGTCGTTAATAAGCCTATCAAGTTTATTGGTACAGGTGAAAAGATGGATGCATTGGATGTATTCCACCCTGATCGTATGGCCTCTCGTATTTTGGGTATGGGTGACGTGGTATCCTTAGTGGAACGTGCACAGCAACAGTTTGATGAGAAGCAAGCCGCAGAGCTCCAAAAGAAAATCCGTAAGAATAAATTCGATTTCAACGATTTTAAATCCCAGATTCAACAAATCAAGAAAATGGGTAATATGAAAGACCTCATGGGAATGATCCCTGGCGTTGGGAAAGCAATGAAAGATATTGAAGTCGATGACAATGCTTTCAAACCCATTGAAGCGATTATCGATTCCATGACACCTTTTGAACGCGAAAACCCAGATGTCATTGATCAAAAACGTCGTTTACGTATTGCGAAGGGATCAGGTACTGATATTAATGAAGTGAATAAGTTATTGAAACAATTTGGTGATATGCGTAAAGTCATGAAGCAGATGTCTAATCCGGCGATGGCGGCTAAATTGATGCGTAATATGCCCAAAATGCCAGGAAAAATGTAA
- a CDS encoding 5-(carboxyamino)imidazole ribonucleotide synthase, translated as MAKDFYGELQLGILGGGQLGRMLIQEAINYNVNVHVLDPDKNAPCRKLCNKFECGSLGDFETVYNFGKDLDMITIEIEKVNVDALEKLEGEGVIVYPQSRIIRLIQDKGLQKQFFKQNDIPTSAFQLISNKDNLVNASLNLPYIQKLRKDGYDGKGVKKIVTQQDIQDAFEEASLIEEWVDFEKEIAVIVARNDKGEVSTFPMVEMEFNPQANLVEFLIAPSLYGVEIQQRAEAIAKKIADDLQIVGILAVEMFLTKNGDILVNELAPRPHNSGHQTIEGNYVSQFAQHLRAIFNLPLGDTRCRTNAVMINLLGEPGYEGLAKYEGVEEVLAMEGVYIHLYGKKYTKPFRKMGHVCIINDDREKAISNARKVQEILKVKA; from the coding sequence ATGGCAAAAGATTTTTATGGTGAATTGCAATTGGGTATTCTTGGCGGTGGTCAACTGGGAAGAATGCTCATCCAGGAAGCCATTAATTACAATGTAAATGTTCATGTATTGGACCCGGATAAGAATGCTCCTTGTCGCAAGTTGTGCAATAAATTTGAATGTGGTTCATTGGGCGATTTTGAAACGGTCTATAATTTCGGTAAGGATCTGGACATGATCACGATCGAGATCGAGAAGGTGAATGTAGATGCTTTGGAGAAATTGGAAGGAGAGGGAGTAATTGTGTACCCACAATCACGTATCATTCGTCTGATTCAAGATAAAGGTCTACAAAAGCAATTTTTTAAACAAAACGATATACCAACTTCGGCGTTTCAATTGATATCCAATAAAGATAATTTAGTAAATGCCTCGTTAAACTTACCGTATATCCAGAAATTACGTAAGGATGGATATGATGGAAAAGGGGTGAAGAAGATTGTTACCCAACAGGATATACAAGATGCGTTCGAAGAAGCTAGCTTAATTGAAGAATGGGTAGATTTTGAAAAGGAAATTGCGGTCATTGTTGCCCGGAATGATAAGGGGGAGGTGTCTACATTTCCAATGGTGGAGATGGAATTTAATCCTCAGGCTAACTTGGTGGAATTTTTGATTGCGCCGTCTTTGTATGGTGTAGAGATTCAGCAACGCGCAGAGGCGATAGCAAAAAAGATTGCCGATGATTTGCAGATCGTGGGTATATTGGCTGTAGAGATGTTCCTAACGAAAAATGGTGATATTTTGGTCAACGAATTGGCTCCGCGCCCGCATAATAGTGGTCATCAGACAATAGAGGGTAATTATGTGTCGCAATTTGCACAGCATTTAAGGGCTATATTCAATCTACCGTTAGGTGATACCAGATGCAGAACGAATGCCGTTATGATTAACCTGTTAGGTGAACCTGGTTATGAAGGATTGGCCAAATATGAGGGAGTAGAAGAGGTATTGGCAATGGAAGGCGTATATATCCATTTATATGGAAAGAAATATACGAAGCCATTCCGCAAGATGGGCCATGTTTGTATCATCAATGATGATCGGGAGAAAGCGATCTCCAATGCAAGAAAAGTACAAGAAATATTAAAAGTTAAAGCTTAA
- the ileS gene encoding isoleucine--tRNA ligase, which produces MYKEYKQLNLPEIGKEILTRWEQEKIFEKSINNRPESKTYTFFEGPPSANGMPGIHHVMARTIKDIFCRYKTLKGYQVKRKGGWDTHGLPIELAVEKALGITKEDIGKKITVEQYNDACRKEVMKYTDVWNDLTTKMGYWVDLEHPYITYKNEYIETLWYLLKELYKKGLLYKGYTIQPYSPAAGTGLSSHELNQPGTYKDVKDTTIVAEFRLIKSQLHPAIEKLVDDDAEDVAFIAWTTTPWTLPSNTALVVGKKINYVKIRTFNKYTGAPVSVVLAKDLISKHFKAEGENASFQDYKLGDKVIPWELAAEFVGEELVGLRYEQLLPYITNEDLQENAFRVIPGDFVTTEDGTGIVHAAPTYGADDFRVAKEHGVPGILVKDENGKEVPTVDRTGRFVSEITDFAGRFVKEEYYSAEERSKEDFKPTDVLISIKLKEDNKAFDVKKYEHTYPHCWRTDKPVLYYPLDSWFIRTTAVKEDLVALNKTINWKPEATGTGRFGNWLENLVDWNLSRSRYWGTPLPIWRSEDENEEVCIGSLPELKSLLEASLTSDILSEDEKAKNKAYLDKFDTEQLDLHRPYVDDIVLVSDAGQKLFREPDLIDVWFDSGAMPYAQWGLDHEKLAKGEKFPFKAGFDHAYPADFIAEGVDQTRGWFFTLHAISTMMYKSVSFKNVVSNGLVLDKNGNKMSKRLGNGVDPFSTIDQYSADATRWYMISNAAPWDNLKFNMEGLDEVRRKFFGTLYNTYAFFALYANIDKFSYSEPDIALEKRPEIDRWIISLLNSLTKEVDEYLADYEPTKAARAIQNFVDEHLSNWYVRLCRRRFWKGDYTEDKISAYQTLYTCLDTIAKLMSPISPFFSDRLFLDLNSATNKEQVESVHLANFPVYNESLVDKDLEERMALAQDISSLTLSLRKKTSINVRQPLNKILVPVLDSAFQEKVEKVKDLILSETNIKDIEFITDTTGIIKKKIKPNFKALGAKVGKDMKLVSSSIQSLTIDQISTLESTGELALAGTPYTILLSDVEIIAEDVEGWQVANLGKLTVALDVHITEELKKEGLSRELINRLQNLRKDKGLEVTDRINVKLTAASEVVNAANENLSYICTEILADSLVFEDSLTEGETIEIDGKELKALIQKN; this is translated from the coding sequence ATGTACAAAGAATATAAGCAGTTAAATTTACCCGAGATAGGTAAAGAGATTTTGACCCGTTGGGAACAGGAAAAAATATTCGAAAAAAGTATCAATAATCGTCCTGAAAGCAAGACCTATACATTTTTTGAAGGTCCGCCTTCTGCAAATGGAATGCCTGGAATTCACCACGTGATGGCACGTACGATTAAGGATATTTTCTGTCGTTACAAGACTTTGAAAGGTTACCAAGTGAAACGAAAAGGCGGCTGGGATACCCATGGTCTGCCCATTGAACTTGCTGTCGAAAAAGCTCTTGGAATCACAAAAGAGGATATCGGCAAAAAGATTACCGTAGAACAATATAATGACGCTTGTCGCAAGGAGGTAATGAAATATACCGATGTATGGAATGACCTAACCACCAAAATGGGCTATTGGGTTGACCTTGAACATCCTTATATTACTTACAAGAATGAATACATCGAAACCTTATGGTATTTATTGAAAGAACTTTACAAAAAAGGTCTTTTGTACAAGGGTTATACGATACAACCTTACTCTCCGGCAGCAGGTACGGGATTGAGTTCGCATGAACTAAACCAGCCCGGCACCTATAAAGATGTTAAAGATACCACCATCGTTGCAGAGTTTAGACTTATCAAAAGTCAGCTTCATCCAGCTATAGAAAAATTAGTTGACGACGATGCGGAGGATGTAGCATTCATTGCCTGGACGACCACGCCATGGACTTTACCGTCCAACACAGCCTTGGTTGTAGGCAAGAAAATAAATTATGTTAAGATCCGAACTTTCAATAAATATACCGGTGCTCCTGTATCTGTCGTATTAGCGAAAGATTTGATCAGCAAACATTTTAAAGCAGAAGGCGAAAATGCATCCTTCCAAGACTATAAATTGGGCGACAAAGTAATTCCTTGGGAGCTTGCAGCAGAATTTGTAGGCGAAGAACTTGTTGGCTTGCGCTACGAGCAATTGTTGCCTTATATCACCAACGAGGACTTACAAGAAAATGCTTTCCGCGTTATTCCAGGCGACTTTGTTACGACTGAAGACGGTACCGGTATCGTTCACGCTGCTCCTACTTATGGTGCGGATGACTTTCGTGTAGCAAAAGAACATGGTGTACCGGGCATCTTGGTGAAAGATGAAAATGGAAAAGAGGTACCTACTGTTGACCGTACCGGACGTTTTGTAAGTGAAATCACAGATTTTGCCGGAAGATTTGTCAAAGAGGAATATTATAGCGCAGAGGAACGTTCAAAAGAAGACTTCAAACCCACAGACGTGTTGATCTCTATCAAACTAAAAGAGGACAACAAAGCTTTCGATGTCAAAAAATATGAGCATACCTATCCACATTGTTGGCGTACAGACAAACCTGTTCTATACTATCCATTAGATAGCTGGTTTATCCGCACGACAGCAGTGAAGGAAGATTTGGTTGCATTAAATAAAACCATCAACTGGAAACCTGAAGCAACCGGTACCGGCCGCTTTGGAAACTGGTTAGAAAACTTGGTGGACTGGAACCTTTCGCGTTCGCGTTACTGGGGAACTCCACTTCCTATCTGGCGTTCAGAAGACGAAAATGAAGAAGTTTGTATCGGCTCCTTACCTGAATTAAAGTCCTTATTGGAAGCTTCTTTGACCTCCGACATTCTGTCTGAGGATGAAAAAGCGAAAAATAAAGCTTACTTGGATAAATTCGATACCGAACAATTGGACCTTCACCGTCCCTATGTAGACGATATCGTCTTGGTTTCCGATGCCGGACAAAAATTATTCCGCGAACCTGATCTGATCGACGTCTGGTTTGATTCGGGGGCAATGCCTTATGCGCAATGGGGATTGGATCACGAAAAATTAGCCAAAGGCGAAAAGTTTCCTTTTAAAGCAGGATTCGATCATGCATACCCGGCAGATTTTATCGCTGAAGGAGTTGATCAAACACGGGGTTGGTTTTTCACCTTGCATGCGATTTCTACGATGATGTACAAATCGGTTTCCTTCAAAAACGTGGTTTCCAATGGCTTGGTGTTGGATAAAAATGGAAATAAGATGTCCAAACGCCTAGGCAATGGTGTTGATCCATTCTCAACGATCGATCAATACAGCGCCGATGCAACACGCTGGTACATGATCAGTAATGCCGCACCATGGGACAACCTTAAATTCAATATGGAAGGATTAGATGAAGTCCGTCGTAAATTCTTTGGTACTTTATATAATACCTACGCTTTTTTTGCATTGTATGCCAATATCGATAAGTTCTCGTATTCAGAACCAGATATTGCTTTGGAAAAACGTCCTGAAATTGACCGTTGGATTATCTCCTTGTTAAATTCGTTGACCAAGGAAGTAGATGAATACTTAGCAGATTACGAGCCTACAAAGGCCGCGCGCGCTATTCAAAACTTTGTTGATGAACATCTCAGCAACTGGTATGTCCGTCTTTGCCGTCGTCGTTTCTGGAAAGGAGATTATACAGAAGATAAAATTTCGGCCTATCAAACACTTTATACATGTCTTGATACGATTGCGAAATTGATGTCGCCAATATCACCTTTCTTCTCGGATAGATTATTCCTGGATTTGAATTCAGCCACGAACAAGGAACAAGTTGAATCTGTTCACCTGGCGAATTTCCCGGTTTATAATGAAAGTCTAGTCGATAAAGATCTGGAAGAACGCATGGCTTTAGCGCAGGATATCTCATCGCTGACACTTTCTTTACGGAAGAAAACTTCCATCAATGTACGTCAACCATTAAACAAAATTTTGGTTCCGGTACTTGATAGTGCTTTCCAAGAAAAGGTAGAGAAAGTAAAAGATCTGATACTTTCTGAGACCAATATCAAAGATATCGAGTTCATTACAGATACCACTGGTATTATTAAGAAAAAAATAAAACCAAATTTCAAAGCTCTTGGCGCGAAAGTTGGTAAGGATATGAAGTTAGTTTCTTCGTCTATCCAATCGTTGACTATAGATCAAATCAGCACGTTGGAATCAACAGGCGAATTGGCCCTAGCAGGCACGCCATATACGATTTTACTGAGCGATGTAGAAATTATAGCAGAAGACGTTGAAGGATGGCAAGTAGCAAATCTAGGTAAATTGA
- a CDS encoding RNA polymerase sigma factor, with protein MRLLKSKSDQELIQMYVGGQESGLEALLNRYKSKIYTSIYMKVKDEYLAEDIFQETFIKIINTLKSGKYNEEGKFLPWAIRIAHNMIVDFFRKAKRAPNIVNADGFDIFEVLEFSDESAESKMLKQQVDVDLKKMIQKLPDDQKEVLIMRHFCDMSFKDIAEITEVSINTALGRMRYALSNLRKMIEGTDLTLQMGYL; from the coding sequence ATGAGACTTTTAAAAAGTAAAAGCGATCAAGAGTTGATCCAAATGTATGTCGGCGGCCAAGAGTCCGGTCTAGAGGCATTGTTGAATCGATATAAATCGAAAATATATACTTCCATATATATGAAAGTAAAAGATGAATATCTTGCTGAAGATATTTTTCAGGAGACTTTCATAAAAATCATCAACACCTTAAAATCCGGTAAATATAATGAAGAAGGTAAATTTTTACCATGGGCTATACGTATAGCGCACAATATGATCGTTGACTTTTTTAGAAAAGCAAAACGTGCTCCGAATATTGTGAATGCCGACGGGTTTGATATTTTTGAGGTGCTCGAATTTAGTGATGAAAGCGCAGAGTCAAAAATGCTCAAACAGCAGGTTGATGTCGACCTTAAAAAAATGATTCAAAAGCTTCCGGACGATCAAAAAGAAGTGCTTATTATGCGTCACTTTTGTGATATGAGTTTTAAAGATATTGCGGAGATAACCGAAGTAAGTATCAATACTGCTTTAGGGAGGATGCGCTACGCATTGAGCAATTTACGTAAAATGATTGAAGGTACTGATCTTACCCTGCAAATGGGCTATTTATAA